The following coding sequences are from one Microbulbifer sp. TB1203 window:
- a CDS encoding NAD(+) kinase: protein MSEFHNIGLIGRTESDSAVLSLKRLMAFLEREGYAVVLEQETASAAPNHGTRVAPKGKLGELCDLVIVVGGDGSLLTAARALAKFSVPLLGINRGRLGFLTDITPDEIEQKVGEVLAGKYMAESRFLLDMSVTRNGKPIGNGSALNDVVVHPGEFIRMIEFDLFIDGQFVYTQRSDGLIISTPTGSTAYALSGGGPIMHPKLDAIVVVPLNPHTLSSRPIVVEGSSEFKIIVGEHNLARPHVTCDGHDQIITEPGDVIRIHKKPHRLTLVHPLEHNFYETCRSKLNWQVN, encoded by the coding sequence GTGTCGGAATTCCATAATATCGGCCTGATCGGCCGTACAGAAAGCGACAGTGCCGTCCTCTCGCTCAAGCGCCTGATGGCGTTCCTGGAGCGGGAGGGCTATGCCGTGGTTCTGGAACAGGAAACCGCAAGCGCCGCGCCCAACCACGGTACCCGCGTGGCACCAAAAGGCAAGCTCGGCGAACTCTGCGACCTGGTCATCGTGGTTGGCGGCGACGGCAGCCTCCTCACCGCCGCCCGCGCCCTGGCCAAATTCAGTGTGCCCCTGCTCGGCATCAACCGCGGCCGCCTGGGATTCCTCACCGATATCACTCCAGACGAGATTGAACAAAAAGTAGGCGAGGTTCTGGCCGGCAAATATATGGCCGAAAGCCGGTTTTTGCTGGATATGTCCGTCACGCGGAACGGCAAGCCGATAGGTAACGGCTCCGCGCTGAATGATGTGGTGGTTCACCCCGGTGAGTTTATCCGCATGATTGAATTCGATTTATTTATTGATGGGCAATTTGTCTACACCCAGCGTTCAGATGGGCTAATCATTTCCACTCCCACCGGTTCCACGGCTTATGCGCTTTCCGGGGGTGGCCCAATAATGCATCCCAAGCTGGATGCCATTGTTGTTGTTCCTCTTAATCCCCATACGTTGAGTAGTCGACCGATAGTGGTAGAGGGGAGTAGTGAATTCAAAATCATTGTGGGTGAACACAATTTGGCCAGACCACATGTCACCTGTGATGGCCACGACCAGATTATTACGGAACCGGGAGATGTGATTCGTATTCATAAGAAGCCACACCGCTTAACGCTAGTACACCCTCTTGAGCACAATTTCTATGAGACCTGCCGATCAAAACTTAACTGGCAGGTAAATTGA